The following are encoded together in the bacterium genome:
- a CDS encoding PAS domain S-box protein: protein MAGVSRPSDPDDAPLPPPAVSADLLDQIHDGVVATDREGVVNAWNASAERIYGYRASEMIGQPVGRLYFPEDRDAAMQWVVAELRDHGVAEREWRSRRKDGSEIFVDLRISLRRDAGGQVIGTIGCTNDVTDRHRARAEEARQREELRVILDGMPAMVWYKDRHNNILRANAAAAAAAGLTPADMEGRSSWELFPDEAESYHRDDLEVIESGVPKLGIVEQIQTARGDKRWIRTDKIPDRNERGEIVGVIVFAVDIDDQKRAERALEQARDSLEQRVQQRTAGLAAANVLLRNEVAQRRQAEERLDLALRATELGMWDWDGRTGRVVGDTHWAEILGYVAREIERPSDFWVTITHPDDQAMVQQAWTAHVIEGTSPHYEVEHRLRAKSGEYRWLRTRGKVVERAPDGRALRVTGTYLDVTERRRIQEQAARHQAELAHILRLETVNCLAAELAHEINQPLGAIANYASGLAERLRNGVSDRAALVEAAAHIATQALRAGVVLQRLRVFMRKDASPRRSVDVNELVGSAVGLVEAEARRAAISLALDLAPDLPAARVDPVQVEQVIVNLLRNGLEVMTNAGARGALRVATRAAGRAVEVTVHDQGGGVPAAARERLFEPFFTTKSNGLGMGLSISRSIVEAHGGRLWVEPLAGDGATFAFTLPVD, encoded by the coding sequence GTGGCCGGCGTCTCACGGCCCTCGGACCCGGACGACGCGCCGCTGCCGCCGCCCGCCGTCTCGGCCGATCTCCTCGATCAGATCCATGACGGGGTGGTGGCGACCGATCGGGAAGGCGTCGTGAACGCCTGGAACGCGTCCGCCGAACGCATCTACGGCTACCGCGCGTCGGAGATGATCGGGCAGCCCGTCGGGCGCCTCTACTTTCCGGAGGACCGCGACGCGGCCATGCAGTGGGTGGTCGCGGAGCTCCGCGACCACGGCGTCGCGGAGCGCGAGTGGCGCAGCCGGCGCAAGGACGGCAGCGAGATCTTCGTCGACCTGCGCATCTCGCTGCGCCGCGACGCCGGCGGGCAGGTGATCGGCACCATCGGCTGCACCAACGACGTCACCGACCGCCATCGCGCCCGCGCCGAGGAGGCGCGGCAGCGCGAGGAGCTGCGCGTCATCCTCGACGGCATGCCGGCGATGGTCTGGTACAAGGACCGCCACAACAACATCCTGCGCGCCAACGCCGCGGCGGCCGCGGCGGCCGGCCTGACGCCGGCGGACATGGAAGGCCGTTCCTCGTGGGAGCTCTTTCCCGACGAGGCCGAGAGCTACCACCGCGACGACCTCGAGGTGATCGAGTCCGGGGTCCCCAAGCTCGGCATCGTCGAGCAGATCCAGACCGCGCGCGGCGACAAGCGCTGGATCCGCACCGACAAGATTCCCGACCGCAACGAGCGCGGCGAGATCGTCGGTGTCATCGTGTTCGCCGTCGACATCGACGATCAGAAGCGCGCCGAGCGGGCACTGGAGCAGGCCCGCGACTCCCTCGAGCAGCGCGTGCAGCAGCGCACCGCCGGCCTGGCCGCGGCGAACGTGCTCCTGCGCAACGAGGTCGCCCAGCGTCGGCAGGCCGAGGAGCGCCTGGACCTGGCGTTGCGGGCCACCGAGCTCGGGATGTGGGATTGGGACGGCCGCACCGGGCGGGTGGTCGGCGACACGCACTGGGCCGAGATCCTCGGCTACGTCGCGCGCGAGATCGAACGGCCATCGGACTTCTGGGTGACGATCACCCACCCCGACGACCAGGCCATGGTGCAGCAGGCCTGGACGGCGCACGTCATCGAAGGGACGAGCCCGCACTACGAGGTCGAGCACCGGTTGCGCGCGAAGTCGGGCGAGTATCGCTGGTTGCGGACGCGCGGCAAGGTCGTCGAACGGGCGCCGGACGGCCGGGCCCTGCGCGTGACCGGCACCTACCTCGACGTCACCGAGCGCCGCCGGATCCAGGAACAAGCGGCCCGCCACCAGGCCGAGCTGGCGCACATCCTGCGCCTGGAGACCGTCAACTGTCTCGCCGCCGAGCTGGCGCACGAGATCAACCAGCCGTTGGGCGCGATCGCCAACTACGCCAGCGGCCTCGCCGAGCGGCTGCGCAACGGCGTCAGCGACCGCGCCGCCCTGGTCGAGGCCGCGGCCCACATCGCCACCCAGGCGCTGCGCGCCGGCGTCGTCCTGCAGCGGCTGCGCGTCTTCATGCGCAAGGACGCGTCGCCGCGGCGGTCCGTCGACGTCAACGAGTTGGTCGGGTCGGCGGTGGGGTTGGTGGAGGCCGAGGCGCGGCGTGCCGCGATCTCGCTCGCTCTGGACCTGGCGCCGGACCTGCCGGCGGCGCGCGTCGACCCGGTCCAGGTCGAGCAGGTCATCGTCAACCTGCTGCGCAACGGGCTCGAGGTCATGACCAACGCCGGCGCGCGCGGCGCCCTCCGCGTCGCGACGCGCGCCGCCGGCCGCGCCGTCGAGGTGACGGTGCACGATCAGGGCGGCGGGGTGCCCGCGGCGGCGCGCGAGCGCCTGTTCGAGCCCTTCTTCACCACCAAGTCGAACGGGCTCGGGATGGGCCTGTCGATCAGCCGCTCGATCGTCGAGGCGCACGGCGGCCGGCTGTGGGTCGAGCCGCTGGCGGGCGACGGTGCGACGTTCGCCTTCACGCTGCCGGTCGACTGA
- a CDS encoding ISNCY family transposase — translation MSKRQWKRLDAVERIERGALTVGEAAEVLGLSKRQVRRLRRAVGRRGAKGVQHGNTGRAPKHRLGEAVREQILELRRKKYDGFNDQHFTEKLGDVEGVKVSRASVQRLLRAAGIGPPRRRRAPKHRRRRDRKPQAGLMILWDGSRHEWLEGRGPMLCLMGAIDDATGELLPGASFVEQECAAGYLRVLRAIAEAKGLPYSAYMDRHGSLKRNDAHWTLEEELRGVQDPTQVGRALAALEIEVIYALSPQAKGRVERLWGTLQDRLVSELRLVGATTVEEANAVLEAFRAEHNQRFAIPPAEATPAWRPVRRGTDLSRICSFQYEATVLNDNTVRIGGLVLDIPPGPRKRSYAGTRVEVRQLLDGSWRVYGGDTVIATAAATSPGALRTLKRRRRRPPSAASVGKTPVALRAPSVSPTDMIPSPPR, via the coding sequence ATGAGCAAGCGGCAATGGAAGCGGCTGGACGCCGTGGAGCGGATCGAGCGAGGGGCGCTGACGGTGGGAGAAGCGGCGGAGGTGCTGGGACTGTCGAAGCGGCAGGTGCGACGGCTGCGGCGGGCGGTGGGGCGGCGTGGGGCGAAAGGAGTGCAGCACGGGAACACGGGGCGGGCGCCGAAGCACCGCTTGGGGGAAGCGGTGCGGGAGCAGATCCTGGAGCTGCGGCGCAAGAAGTACGACGGGTTCAACGACCAGCACTTCACCGAGAAGCTGGGGGACGTGGAAGGGGTCAAGGTCTCTCGGGCCAGCGTGCAGCGGCTGCTGCGCGCGGCGGGCATCGGGCCGCCGCGCCGGCGGCGCGCCCCGAAACACCGCCGGCGCAGAGACCGCAAACCGCAGGCGGGGTTGATGATCCTCTGGGACGGCAGCCGACACGAGTGGCTCGAGGGGCGCGGGCCGATGCTGTGCCTGATGGGAGCGATCGATGACGCGACCGGCGAGCTGCTGCCTGGGGCGTCGTTCGTGGAGCAGGAGTGCGCGGCAGGGTACCTGCGGGTGCTGCGAGCGATCGCGGAGGCGAAAGGACTTCCGTACAGCGCCTACATGGATCGGCACGGGAGCCTGAAGCGCAACGACGCGCACTGGACGCTGGAAGAGGAGTTACGCGGGGTCCAAGACCCGACGCAGGTGGGCCGGGCGCTCGCGGCCTTGGAGATTGAGGTGATCTACGCGCTGTCGCCGCAGGCGAAGGGCCGAGTGGAGCGGCTGTGGGGCACGCTGCAGGATCGGTTGGTCTCCGAGCTCCGGTTGGTGGGGGCCACGACCGTGGAGGAGGCCAATGCCGTGCTGGAGGCCTTTCGGGCGGAGCACAACCAGCGGTTTGCCATTCCCCCGGCCGAGGCCACCCCGGCGTGGCGGCCGGTGCGACGGGGGACCGATCTGAGCCGGATCTGCAGCTTCCAGTACGAGGCGACCGTGCTGAACGACAACACCGTGCGGATCGGCGGCCTGGTCCTCGACATCCCGCCCGGCCCGCGCAAGCGCAGCTATGCGGGGACGCGCGTCGAGGTGCGCCAGCTCCTCGACGGCAGCTGGCGCGTCTACGGCGGCGACACGGTGATCGCCACGGCCGCCGCCACCTCGCCCGGCGCCCTCCGCACGCTCAAGCGCCGGCGGCGGCGGCCGCCGAGCGCCGCCTCGGTGGGGAAAACTCCAGTCGCCCTGCGGGCTCCTTCCGTTTCCCCCACCGACATGATCCCGTCACCACCACGATGA
- a CDS encoding c-type cytochrome yields MLRVVTLVLLVVVGLETAYLAWPVARDIVMPPYASDIDQGRALATRLGCFNCHGPGGRGGVHNPGSKGGEVPAFREGTVMMYAHDDADLREYILDGAPAKKRARPAYQAEMAAQAIRMPAYRGFVSEREVDLLVAYLRAASDLLAPSEEPAAHGAELAAANGCFACHGEMGGGGLPNPGSLKGYIPGFGGSDYEELVLDDEELRGWIADGGIPRLRDDRAARFFIDRQRVQMPAFGSHLKPEELEAIMAYVKWLASGKWREMPLQE; encoded by the coding sequence ATGCTGCGTGTGGTCACCCTCGTGCTGCTCGTCGTCGTCGGCCTCGAGACCGCGTATCTCGCCTGGCCGGTGGCGCGCGACATCGTCATGCCGCCGTACGCCAGCGACATCGACCAGGGTCGGGCGCTGGCGACGCGCCTGGGCTGTTTCAACTGCCACGGCCCGGGCGGGCGCGGCGGCGTGCACAATCCGGGCAGCAAGGGCGGCGAGGTGCCGGCGTTCCGCGAGGGCACGGTGATGATGTACGCGCACGACGACGCGGACCTGCGCGAGTACATCCTCGATGGCGCGCCGGCGAAGAAGCGCGCGCGGCCGGCGTACCAGGCCGAGATGGCGGCGCAGGCGATCCGCATGCCGGCGTATCGCGGTTTCGTCAGCGAGCGCGAGGTCGACCTGCTGGTCGCCTACCTGCGCGCCGCCTCCGATCTGCTGGCGCCGAGCGAGGAGCCGGCGGCGCACGGCGCCGAGCTCGCCGCCGCCAACGGCTGCTTCGCCTGCCACGGCGAGATGGGCGGCGGCGGGCTGCCGAACCCCGGCTCGCTCAAGGGATACATCCCCGGCTTCGGCGGCTCCGATTACGAGGAGCTGGTGCTCGACGACGAGGAGCTGCGCGGCTGGATCGCCGACGGCGGCATCCCGCGCCTGCGCGACGACCGCGCCGCGCGCTTCTTCATCGACCGCCAGCGCGTCCAGATGCCCGCCTTCGGCAGCCACCTGAAGCCGGAGGAGCTCGAGGCGATCATGGCCTACGTGAAGTGGCTGGCGTCGGGGAAGTGGCGGGAGATGCCGCTGCAGGAGTGA
- a CDS encoding tetratricopeptide repeat protein yields the protein MPPLAPVLLAAMLVGAPPDYVGRARCAECHADEARRYAGSHHDLAMQPATPATVLGRFDGRQLTYNGVTSTFRREGGAFIVRTDGPDGTLRDYPVAYTFGVEPLQQYLVALPDGRLQALSLCWDSRPAAAGGQRWFHLYPDEKIDFRDELHWTAPAQNWNYMCAACHSTGLRRRYDAATGRFDTQWSEIDVSCEACHGPGAAHVAWAARPDRAADPSRGLTVDLTPRGGAWVFGDGDAIAHLSAPRASRAQLDTCGRCHARAAQIAEEDARGQPLEQTHLLAALDPSLYHADGQVHGEVYEYGSFVQSRMHAAGVVCGDCHDPHSGALRAAGNAVCATCHRAAVYDTPAHHHHAAGSEAARCVTCHMPAHDFMVIDRRHDHSFRVPRPDLAAALGTPDVCSGCHADRTATWAADAVRQWYGPDRRRGPRFADALAAGRAHAAGAGAPLAAVVDDATQPAIARASALDLLAPYLTSGDQPRLERALRDPDPQVRRAALALLVAWEPAQRWPLGAPLLADPVRGVRLAAVDALADAAAAAPPAQRAAFDAAVAEYRTAQMLNADRAESWLNLGALDARLGDAAAAETAYRRAIATDPRFAPASVNLADLYRQLGRDADGERVLRQGLAHSQDPTLHYALGLLLIRQQRRAEALAPLATAAGTAPDAPRYAYVYALALDGAGRRGDAIAALEAAHRRATGDRDILTALVSLNAQSGNTAAAQRWGAALQQLGAEAKTP from the coding sequence ATGCCCCCCCTCGCGCCCGTCCTCCTCGCCGCGATGCTGGTCGGCGCGCCGCCGGATTACGTCGGCCGCGCCCGCTGCGCCGAGTGCCATGCCGACGAGGCGCGGCGGTACGCCGGATCGCACCACGACCTGGCGATGCAGCCGGCGACGCCGGCCACGGTGCTCGGCAGGTTCGACGGCCGCCAGCTCACCTACAACGGCGTGACCTCGACGTTCCGCCGCGAGGGCGGCGCCTTCATCGTCCGCACCGATGGGCCGGACGGCACGCTGCGGGACTATCCCGTTGCCTACACCTTCGGCGTCGAGCCGCTGCAGCAGTACCTGGTCGCCCTGCCCGACGGCCGCCTGCAGGCGCTCAGCCTGTGCTGGGACAGCCGCCCGGCCGCCGCCGGCGGCCAGCGCTGGTTCCACCTCTATCCGGACGAGAAGATCGACTTCCGCGACGAGCTGCACTGGACGGCGCCGGCGCAGAACTGGAACTACATGTGCGCCGCCTGCCACTCGACCGGCCTGCGCCGGCGCTACGACGCCGCGACCGGCCGCTTCGACACGCAGTGGAGCGAGATCGACGTGTCGTGCGAGGCCTGCCACGGTCCCGGCGCCGCGCACGTCGCCTGGGCGGCGCGCCCCGACCGCGCCGCCGACCCGAGCCGCGGCCTGACCGTCGACCTGACGCCGCGCGGCGGCGCCTGGGTCTTCGGCGACGGCGATGCGATCGCCCACCTCTCGGCGCCGCGCGCCAGCCGCGCCCAGCTCGACACCTGTGGCCGCTGCCACGCCCGCGCCGCGCAGATCGCCGAGGAGGACGCGCGCGGGCAGCCGCTGGAGCAGACCCACCTCCTCGCGGCCCTCGACCCGTCCCTCTACCACGCCGACGGTCAGGTGCATGGCGAGGTCTACGAGTACGGGTCCTTCGTCCAGAGCCGCATGCACGCCGCCGGCGTCGTCTGCGGCGACTGCCACGACCCGCACAGCGGCGCCCTGCGCGCCGCGGGCAACGCGGTCTGCGCCACCTGTCACCGCGCCGCCGTGTACGACACGCCGGCCCACCATCACCACGCCGCCGGCAGCGAGGCGGCGCGCTGCGTCACCTGTCACATGCCGGCGCACGACTTCATGGTCATCGACCGCCGCCACGACCACAGCTTCCGCGTGCCGCGGCCGGATCTCGCCGCGGCGTTGGGCACGCCCGACGTCTGCAGCGGCTGCCACGCCGATCGCACGGCGACCTGGGCCGCCGATGCCGTCCGCCAGTGGTACGGACCCGACCGCCGCCGCGGCCCCCGCTTCGCCGACGCGCTCGCCGCTGGCCGCGCCCACGCCGCCGGCGCGGGCGCGCCGCTCGCCGCGGTCGTCGACGACGCCACCCAGCCGGCGATCGCGCGCGCCAGCGCCCTCGACCTGCTGGCGCCGTACCTCACCTCCGGTGACCAGCCGCGCCTCGAACGCGCGCTGCGCGACCCCGATCCGCAGGTGCGGCGCGCCGCGCTGGCGCTGCTCGTCGCCTGGGAGCCGGCGCAACGCTGGCCGCTGGGGGCGCCGCTGCTCGCCGACCCGGTGCGCGGGGTGCGCCTGGCGGCGGTGGATGCCCTCGCCGATGCCGCCGCCGCGGCGCCGCCGGCGCAGCGCGCCGCCTTCGACGCCGCCGTCGCCGAGTACCGCACCGCCCAGATGTTGAACGCCGATCGCGCCGAGTCGTGGCTCAACCTCGGCGCGCTCGACGCCCGCCTCGGCGACGCCGCCGCCGCGGAAACCGCCTATCGGCGCGCCATCGCCACCGACCCGCGCTTCGCGCCGGCCTCCGTGAACCTCGCCGATCTCTACCGCCAGCTCGGCCGCGACGCGGACGGCGAGCGGGTGCTGCGCCAGGGCCTGGCGCACTCGCAGGACCCGACCCTGCACTATGCGCTCGGCCTGCTGCTGATCCGCCAGCAGCGGCGCGCCGAGGCGCTGGCGCCGCTCGCCACCGCCGCCGGCACGGCCCCCGACGCGCCGCGCTACGCCTACGTCTACGCCCTGGCGCTCGACGGCGCCGGTCGCCGCGGCGACGCCATCGCCGCCCTGGAAGCGGCCCATCGCCGCGCCACCGGCGACCGCGACATCCTCACGGCCCTGGTCTCGCTCAACGCCCAGAGCGGCAACACCGCCGCGGCGCAGCGCTGGGGCGCCGCGCTGCAGCAGCTCGGCGCCGAGGCGAAGACGCCCTAG
- a CDS encoding SDR family NAD(P)-dependent oxidoreductase — MKVALLGASKGMGRAVARVLAERGDTLCLLGRDRGELERCAADLAVRGAAGEVGIVACDLLEPSGFAPALDAAVRHLGGLDAVVVTAGLFATQEQLERDAGLRARLLAADFANTVQFCELARERLMAAGGGRRLCVFSSVAGDRARKPVILYGAAKAGLSHYLTGLDHKFAGDGLKVVLVKPGFVKTGMTAGLPTPPFAGEPEAVARRVVRALDRGTPVVYAPAIWRWIMLAIRLLPRAVMRRIGF, encoded by the coding sequence GTGAAGGTCGCCCTGCTCGGCGCGAGCAAGGGAATGGGGCGCGCGGTGGCGCGCGTGCTGGCCGAGCGCGGCGACACCCTGTGCCTGCTCGGCCGCGACCGCGGCGAGCTCGAGCGCTGTGCCGCCGATCTCGCGGTGCGCGGCGCCGCCGGCGAGGTCGGCATCGTCGCCTGCGACCTGCTCGAGCCGAGCGGCTTCGCCCCGGCGCTCGACGCCGCCGTGCGCCACCTCGGCGGCCTCGACGCCGTGGTCGTCACCGCCGGTCTCTTCGCCACCCAGGAGCAACTGGAGCGCGACGCCGGGCTGCGCGCCCGGCTCCTCGCCGCCGACTTCGCCAACACGGTGCAGTTCTGCGAGCTGGCGCGCGAGCGCCTGATGGCCGCCGGCGGCGGCAGGCGCCTGTGCGTGTTCAGCTCGGTGGCCGGCGACCGCGCCCGCAAGCCGGTGATCCTGTACGGCGCCGCCAAGGCGGGCCTGTCGCACTATCTCACCGGCCTCGATCACAAGTTCGCCGGCGATGGGCTGAAGGTGGTGCTGGTGAAGCCCGGGTTCGTGAAGACCGGCATGACGGCCGGCCTGCCGACCCCGCCCTTCGCCGGCGAGCCCGAGGCGGTGGCGCGGCGGGTCGTGCGGGCGCTCGACCGCGGCACCCCGGTCGTCTACGCGCCGGCCATCTGGCGCTGGATCATGCTGGCGATTCGCCTGCTGCCGCGCGCCGTCATGCGCCGCATCGGCTTCTGA
- a CDS encoding FAD-binding oxidoreductase, with product MEPTLRVIHGGKEPARELPAEPPPSELSGWGMYPRVQGRQRLSENLERITEGATLTRGLGRSYGDASLPGAPGATVAGSVLADRLLAFDRETGLVRAEAGVTLMRLNRLSLPRGWFVPVTPGTHWVTLGGMVAADVHGKNHHVAGTFGEHVRSLRLRLADGRRIEVSDEHERALFRATLGGMGLTGHILEVTFQMARVPSPWIWQESEQVASFEAILERLADAGRDWPYTVCWNDLLNDGPGLGRGLIVRGRWAEPGEAPARRPPWRSAPTLPLLLPSWALQPWMVRVHNLARYLAHGARVRHAIAHPETFFYPLDVVREWNRLYGRRGFIQYQAVLPGPHDHPRHRQLIATLRRRRGDVYLCVIKDCGAEGRGLLSFPRPGVSYALDLPVGRGTQSLVDALNELVIAEGGRIYLAKDALTRAEHFRAMERDRLPAFQAVRDTWDPERRLKSALSVRLFGDAP from the coding sequence GTGGAACCGACCCTGCGCGTCATTCACGGCGGCAAGGAGCCGGCGCGCGAGCTCCCCGCCGAGCCGCCGCCGAGCGAGCTCAGCGGCTGGGGCATGTACCCGCGGGTGCAGGGGCGGCAGCGCCTGTCCGAGAACCTGGAGCGGATCACCGAGGGCGCGACGCTGACCCGCGGCCTCGGCCGCTCCTACGGCGACGCCTCGCTGCCCGGCGCGCCCGGCGCCACCGTCGCCGGGTCGGTGCTCGCCGACCGCCTGCTCGCCTTCGACCGCGAGACCGGCCTGGTGCGCGCCGAGGCCGGCGTGACCCTGATGCGGCTCAACCGCCTGTCGCTGCCGCGCGGGTGGTTCGTGCCGGTGACGCCGGGCACGCACTGGGTCACCCTGGGCGGCATGGTCGCCGCCGACGTGCACGGCAAGAACCACCACGTCGCCGGCACCTTCGGCGAGCACGTGCGCTCGCTGCGTCTGCGCCTGGCCGACGGGCGCCGGATCGAGGTCAGCGACGAGCACGAGCGCGCGCTCTTTCGCGCCACCCTCGGGGGCATGGGGCTCACCGGCCACATCCTCGAGGTGACCTTCCAGATGGCGCGCGTGCCCTCGCCCTGGATCTGGCAGGAGAGCGAGCAGGTCGCGAGCTTCGAGGCGATCCTCGAGCGTCTCGCCGACGCCGGCCGCGACTGGCCGTACACGGTGTGTTGGAACGACCTGCTCAACGACGGCCCGGGCCTCGGACGCGGCCTGATCGTCCGCGGCCGCTGGGCGGAGCCGGGCGAGGCGCCGGCGCGGCGCCCGCCGTGGCGCAGCGCGCCGACGCTGCCACTGCTGCTGCCGAGCTGGGCGCTGCAGCCGTGGATGGTGCGGGTGCACAACCTCGCGCGCTACCTCGCGCACGGCGCCCGCGTCCGCCACGCCATCGCGCACCCCGAGACCTTCTTCTATCCGCTCGACGTCGTCCGCGAGTGGAACCGCCTCTACGGCCGCCGCGGCTTCATCCAGTACCAGGCGGTGCTGCCGGGTCCGCACGACCACCCGCGCCACCGCCAGCTCATCGCCACCCTGCGCAGGCGCCGCGGCGACGTCTACCTCTGTGTCATCAAGGACTGCGGCGCCGAGGGCCGCGGCCTGCTGAGCTTTCCGCGCCCCGGCGTCTCGTACGCGCTCGACCTGCCGGTCGGCCGCGGCACGCAGTCGCTGGTCGACGCGCTGAACGAGTTGGTGATCGCCGAGGGCGGACGCATCTACCTCGCCAAGGACGCGCTCACCCGCGCCGAGCACTTCCGCGCCATGGAGCGCGACCGGCTGCCCGCCTTTCAGGCGGTGCGCGATACGTGGGATCCCGAACGGCGCCTGAAGAGCGCGTTGTCGGTGCGCCTGTTCGGGGACGCTCCGTGA
- a CDS encoding CoA transferase: MTEAQPRPLEGIRVVDLTQYEAGPAATQMLAWLGADVIKVEPPGGEPSRHLIGGDDERDSIVFVLFNQSKRSVVLDLADERDRARLRDLVRGADVLAENFAPNTLERLGLPIDELLREQPALIVASVRGYGPNGPWSGYKSLDFVAQAVGGAMSVNGDPDGPPTRVGVTIADSGTGLHLAVGILSALLRRQRTGRGGRVEVALQDAIVNLMRNAMSPTYVAGTAAARTGSAYVTSVPSDLYPCRPGGPNDYLYILLAAKQHWESLLQAIGREDLRDDPRFARQSARNARPEETRAIVRAWTATRDKFEAMEHLSKFGVPCGAVLDTAELLANEQLRACGMIVDHHHPQWGDLRVPACPIRLDGFSARLDPAPALGAHTDEVLAEVEKMR, encoded by the coding sequence ATGACCGAAGCGCAACCGCGACCGCTCGAGGGGATCCGGGTCGTCGATCTGACGCAGTACGAAGCGGGACCGGCGGCGACGCAGATGCTGGCCTGGCTGGGGGCCGACGTCATCAAGGTCGAGCCGCCGGGCGGCGAGCCGAGCCGCCACCTGATCGGCGGCGACGACGAGCGCGACAGCATCGTCTTCGTGCTCTTCAACCAGAGCAAGCGCAGCGTCGTCCTCGACCTCGCCGACGAGCGCGACCGCGCCCGCCTGCGCGACCTGGTGCGCGGCGCCGACGTGCTGGCCGAGAACTTCGCCCCCAACACGCTCGAGCGCCTCGGCCTGCCGATCGACGAGCTGCTGCGCGAGCAGCCGGCGCTGATCGTCGCCTCGGTGCGCGGCTATGGACCGAACGGCCCGTGGTCGGGATACAAGTCGCTCGACTTCGTCGCCCAGGCGGTGGGCGGCGCGATGAGCGTCAATGGCGATCCCGACGGCCCGCCGACGCGGGTCGGCGTCACCATCGCCGACAGCGGCACCGGCCTGCACCTGGCGGTCGGCATCCTCTCCGCCCTCCTGCGGCGCCAGCGCACCGGCCGCGGCGGCCGCGTCGAGGTGGCGCTGCAGGACGCGATCGTCAACCTGATGCGCAACGCGATGTCGCCGACCTACGTCGCCGGCACGGCGGCGGCGCGCACCGGCAGCGCCTACGTCACCTCGGTGCCGAGCGATCTCTACCCCTGCCGCCCGGGCGGTCCGAACGACTACCTCTACATCCTGCTGGCGGCGAAGCAGCACTGGGAGAGCCTGCTGCAGGCGATCGGTCGCGAGGACCTGCGCGACGACCCGCGCTTCGCTCGCCAGTCGGCGCGCAACGCGCGCCCCGAGGAGACCCGCGCCATCGTCCGCGCCTGGACCGCGACCCGCGACAAGTTCGAGGCGATGGAGCACCTGTCGAAGTTCGGCGTGCCCTGCGGCGCGGTGCTCGACACCGCCGAGCTGCTCGCCAACGAGCAACTCCGCGCCTGCGGCATGATCGTCGACCACCACCACCCGCAGTGGGGCGACCTGCGCGTCCCCGCCTGCCCGATCCGCCTCGACGGCTTCAGCGCCCGCCTCGATCCGGCGCCGGCGCTCGGCGCGCACACGGACGAGGTGCTGGCGGAGGTGGAAAAGATGCGCTGA
- a CDS encoding DUF2934 domain-containing protein → MGGISDEAIKERAYHIWVREGRPHGRDFEHWVQAQVELEAEQAKGNGAPARAKAARPRRAATAKAAAAPKAAKPAAEKPARRPTAARAKKKT, encoded by the coding sequence ATGGGTGGCATCTCCGACGAGGCGATCAAGGAACGCGCGTACCACATCTGGGTGCGCGAAGGGCGTCCGCACGGGCGCGACTTCGAGCACTGGGTGCAGGCGCAGGTGGAGCTCGAGGCCGAGCAGGCGAAGGGCAACGGCGCGCCGGCCAGAGCGAAGGCCGCCAGGCCGCGGCGCGCCGCGACGGCAAAGGCGGCGGCCGCGCCGAAGGCCGCCAAGCCGGCGGCCGAGAAGCCGGCGCGCCGGCCGACGGCGGCGCGAGCGAAGAAGAAGACCTGA
- a CDS encoding glutathione S-transferase N-terminal domain-containing protein: protein MTVPTLHQFRFSHYNEKVRWALDHKRVAHRRRSYLPGMHILPVLRRSGQKQVPVWCDGDTTIAGSAAIIAHLEQRHPEPPLLPADPAERAQALAVQRWFDEEVGGPLRAAGFGVWLDDGRYMAALFAGHAGPLTRAAYRAAFPLIRVAMRADMGLTAERAAAGLARAAEAFAFVAERPGPNGYLVGDRFTIADLAAAAILSPAVLPPEFPYAAPQPYSPTFRRFLDRWADHPGADWVREMYRRHRDPSAEIR, encoded by the coding sequence ATGACCGTCCCGACGCTGCACCAGTTCCGCTTCTCGCACTACAACGAGAAGGTGCGCTGGGCGCTCGACCACAAGCGCGTCGCGCACCGCCGCCGCTCGTATCTGCCGGGCATGCACATCCTGCCGGTGCTGCGCCGCTCCGGGCAGAAGCAGGTGCCGGTGTGGTGCGACGGGGACACGACCATCGCCGGATCGGCGGCGATCATCGCCCATCTCGAGCAGCGCCATCCGGAGCCGCCGCTGCTGCCCGCCGATCCCGCCGAGCGGGCGCAGGCGCTGGCGGTGCAGCGCTGGTTCGACGAGGAGGTCGGCGGCCCGCTGCGCGCCGCCGGGTTCGGCGTCTGGCTGGACGATGGCCGCTACATGGCGGCGCTCTTCGCCGGCCACGCCGGGCCGCTGACGCGCGCCGCCTACCGGGCGGCCTTTCCGCTGATCCGGGTCGCCATGCGCGCCGACATGGGCCTCACCGCCGAGCGCGCGGCCGCGGGCCTGGCGCGCGCCGCCGAGGCGTTCGCCTTCGTCGCCGAGCGCCCGGGACCGAACGGCTACCTGGTCGGCGACCGCTTCACCATCGCCGACCTCGCGGCCGCCGCGATCCTCAGCCCGGCGGTGCTGCCGCCGGAGTTCCCGTACGCCGCGCCGCAGCCGTATTCGCCCACCTTCCGCCGCTTCCTCGATCGCTGGGCCGACCACCCCGGCGCCGACTGGGTGCGCGAGATGTATCGCCGCCACCGCGACCCGAGCGCCGAGATACGCTGA